Proteins from a genomic interval of Capsicum annuum cultivar UCD-10X-F1 chromosome 4, UCD10Xv1.1, whole genome shotgun sequence:
- the LOC107869469 gene encoding uncharacterized protein LOC107869469, which produces MSKQLGQFLQEQQEPFTLELYLLERGQFRNKHLTSDGDFRCCSINSSTNFLKRSASCGAKKRRQVLILNCSKIVKSVFNKLVITINHNQKNKNLANDQEQYHNNSTNDDQKFSSASRTTLFHSCSDSSDADEVENLSSTQAADDNFLHEKQVFEERRKLRLDFLEESKQLSPVSVLDETESSDDDHSPHVKSKQGCPKANKQEEFSRPSVCNSGETSPESQYIKNKKAVQQSRQLLFDCVREVVDNQRDKHTQKDEFQRILGAEQLWELLLQNIWLWSQESINETNINHLMHFDMLNSFELSSGVEEKREIGKVVSDLIFVDISNEIVLDMFNCYSSR; this is translated from the exons ATGTCAAAACAACTTGGACAATtccttcaagaacaacaagaaccatTTACCTTAGAACTTTATCTTCTTGAAAGAGGTCAATTTAGAAACAAACACCTTACTTCAGATGGCGATTTTCGGTGTTGTTCTATTAATTCTAGTACTAATTTCTTGAAGAGATCAGCTAGCTGTGGTGCAAAGAAGAGAAGACAAGTACTCATTCTTAATTGTTCAAAGATTGTAAAGTCAGTGTTCAACAAGCTTGTTATTACCATTAACCATAACCAAAAAAACAAGAACTTGGCAAATGATCAAGAACAGTACCACAACAATTCTACAAATGATGATCAGAAATTTTCTTCAGCTAGTAGAActactctctttcattcttgttctGATTCTAGTGATGCAGATGAAGTAGAAAATTTATCATCAACGCAAGCGGCAGATGACAACTTTCTACATGAAAAACAG GTTTTTGAAGAGAGAAGAAAGCTAAGATTGGATTTTCTTGAAGAAAGTAAGCAACTTAGCCCTGTGTCAGTTCTAGATGAAACTGAATCTTCTGACGATGATCATTCTCCACATGTCAAAAGTA AACAAGGATGTCCCAAGGCAAACAAACAAGAGGAATTTTCAAGGCCATCAGTTTGTAATTCAGGGGAAACAAGTCCTGAGTCTCAGTACATTAAGAACAAGAAAGCAGTACAACAATCAAGACAGCTCCTTTTCGACTGTGTTAGAGAAGTGGTGGATAATCAAAGAGATAAACATACCCAGAAAGATGAATTTCAGAGAATATTAGGAGCTGAGCAACTATGGGAGCTTCTATTACAGAATATTTGGTTATGGAGCCAAGAATCCATAAATGAAACTAATATCAACCACTTGATGCATTTTGATATGTTGAATTCTTTTGAATTGTCAAGTGGTGTTGAGGAGAAAAGGGAAATTGGTAAAGTGGTTAGTGATTTAATTTTTGTTGATATTAGTAATGAGATTGTACTAGACATGTTTAATTGTTATTCTTCAAGGTGA
- the LOC107867261 gene encoding kinesin-like protein KIN-7N isoform X2 has translation MKLQGSHSEVLEQEILKLRNDLLTYELEREKLSMELEEERGSQKEREQCIIEQQKKIHNLSNLTSVSDSNGHVKQEESGNSNSFQEDAFSTPCLKMVPNAFVAKRSQWSQQEEYSPMPDAFCNFADEDTRMKMNKGFVADLDSLHITPAVKVKLSLPDDENDRDHTEQVSLNKQLKSEVSELQQEALLIREIPQRLCEPVTTCKDIYKDVFSVIQNFVATDKYGMAKLLSTTNVIGTCLFTALESHFSEAMDSDKSYYQMMKFQGIHQPAPYSFIINELLDFVTHIKENTLKT, from the exons ATGAAACTTCAG GGATCACATTCCGAGGTGCTTGAGCAAGAGATACTAAAACTCAGAAATGACCTACTGACG tacgAATTAGAGCGAGAGAAGCTTTCCATGGAGTTGGAGGAGGAGAGAGGATCACAGAAAGAGCGAGAGCAATGCATCATTGAGCAACAGAAAAAAATccataatctcagtaatcttacaTCCGTCTCAGACTCTAATGGGCATGTTAAACAG GAGGAAAGCGGTAACAGCAACAGTTTCCAAGAAGATGCTTTTAGTACCCCTTGTTTGAAGATGGTTCCCAATGCCTTTGTTGCTAAGAGATCACAATGGTCTCAACAGGAAGAATACAGCCCTATGCCAGATGCCTTTTGCAATTTTGCAGATGAAGATACACGGATGAAAATGAATAAAGGCTTTGTTGCTGATCTTGATTCACTTCACATAACTCCAGCAGTGAAAGTTAAATTATCTTTGCCCGATGATGAAAATGAT AGAGACCATACAGAACAAGTATcactaaataaacagctaaaaAGTGAGGTATCTGAACTCCAGCAAGAGGCACTTTTGATCCGTGAGATCCCTCAAAGATTGTGCGAGCCTGTGACGACTTGTAAAGATATATACAAGGACGTCTTTTCAGTGATACAG AATTTTGTAGCTACGGACAAATATGGAATGGCGAAATTGCTCTCTACAACAAATGTGATCGGTACTTGTCTTTTTACAGCTCTCGAATCTCACTTCTCAGAAGCTATGGATAGCGATAAGTCGTACTATCAGATGATGAAATTTCAGGGAATCCATCAGCCAGCTCCGTACAgcttcataataaatgaattgttggattttgtcacacatattaaggaaaacacattaaagacataa
- the LOC107867262 gene encoding transcription termination factor MTERF9, chloroplastic — protein MCLLRFDQCNPISSPQNPNPKWTSLFCIFVKIRWPPQQPLLLLKHPCTSKSPNFRVLEYIPCFYSYSFLFILFTNNNMAAAAIFITCNSISFPGSGPFRRIRNGKSCFFRLNRIFVVSSHTSQKILKPNRRSRNGQPMSPYDSESDEDEEEEEEDVLTSDDESLDVRVSGQDGQRLKFQNATLIRRDSHHYSNAKLGHRWQTPEITQDWREKEARRSLAKDRFSHLAEELDLDERWFPLLDYLSTFGFKYSHFIQMYERHMPSLQINKSSVQERLEFLLSVGVKHKDIRKIILRQPQLLEYTVENNLKSHVTFLTSLGIPESRMGQIITATPSLFSYSVENSLKPTVTYLLEEVGIEKNDLAKVVQLSPQILVQRIDTSWTSRFNFLTRELGAPRDSIVKMVRKHPQLLHYSIEDGLLPRINFFRSIGMRNSEILKVLTSITQVFSLSLEGNLKPKYMYLVNELGNEVRSLTKYPMYLSLSLDQRIRPRHMFLVSLKRAPKGKFPLSSLIPTDESFCQQWAGTSLDKYLDFRQRLLLKELARKYERR, from the coding sequence ATGTGTTTGCTGAGATTTGACCAATGCAATCCCATCTCCTCACCCCAAAACCCAAACCCCAAGTGGACCAGTCTCTTCTGCATTTTTGTGAAGATAAGATGGCCACCCCAGCAACCCCTTCTCCTCCTCAAACATCCATGTACTTCCAAATCCCCTAATTTTAGGGTTTTAGAGTATATTCCTTGCTTTTATTCCTACTCCTTCCTCTTCATCCTTTTCACTAATAACAATATGGCAGCAGCAGCTATTTTTATAACCTGCAACTCAATCAGTTTTCCCGGTTCAGGCCCATTTAGAAGAATCCGTAACGGAAAGAGCTGTTTCTTCAGGCTTAATAGAATTTTTGTTGTCTCTTCACATACTAGTCAAAAGATTCTCAAGCCCAATAGAAGGTCTAGGAACGGCCAGCCAATGTCGCCTTATGACTCAGAGtctgatgaagatgaagaagaagaagaggaggatgtTTTGACTTCTGACGATGAATCTCTAGATGTGAGGGTTTCTGGCCAGGACGGGCAGCGCCTGAAGTTTCAGAATGCAACACTCATCAGACGAGACAGTCATCACTATTCGAATGCAAAATTGGGACACCGGTGGCAAACTCCTGAGATAACCCAAGATTGGAGAGAAAAGGAGGCAAGGAGAAGCTTGGCTAAGGACAGATTTAGTCATCTAGCAGAGGAATTGGATCTGGATGAGAGATGGTTTCCTCTTCTTGATTACCTTAGTACCTTTGGATTTAAGTACTCTCATTTCATCCAGATGTATGAAAGGCACATGCCTTCCCTTCAAATAAATAAGAGTTCTGTACAGGAAAGGTTGGAGTTCCTGTTGAGTGTTGGTGTCAAACATAAAGACATCAGGAAGATAATATTGAGGCAGCCTCAACTTCTTGAGTATACTGTGGAAAACAACCTGAAATCCCATGTCACATTTTTAACTAGTTTGGGTATTCCAGAATCTAGAATGGGTCAGATAATTACTGCAACTCCATCTCTTTTTTCTTATAGTGTGGAAAATTCATTAAAACCCACAGTGACTTACTTGCTTGAAGAGGTTGGTATCGAGAAGAATGACTTGGCCAAAGTTGTGCAGTTAAGCCCTCAAATTCTGGTGCAGCGGATTGACACTTCGTGGACATCCCGCTTCAATTTTCTCACTAGAGAATTGGGTGCACCCAGAGATAGTATTGTCAAAATGGTTAGGAAGCATCCTCAATTACTTCACTACAGCATAGAGGATGGATTGCTTCCCCGGATTAATTTTTTTAGGAGCATCGGAATGCGCAATTCGGAGATACTAAAAGTGCTAACTAGCATTACACAGGTCTTCTCTTTATCACTTGAGGGGAATCTGAAACCTAAGTACATGTACTTGGTTAATGAACTTGGCAATGAAGTGCGATCATTGACTAAGTATCCCATGTACCTAAGCTTGTCGCTGGATCAGAGAATTAGGCCACGCCATATGTTTTTGGTTTCTCTAAAGAGGGCTCCCAAGGGTAAATTTCCATTAAGTTCACTGATCCCAACTGATGAATCTTTTTGCCAGCAGTGGGCAGGGACTAGCTTGGACAAATATCTTGATTTTCGGCAGAGATTGCTTCTAAAGGAACTTGCCAGAAAATACGAAAGACGATAA
- the LOC107867261 gene encoding kinesin-like protein KIN-7N isoform X1 — protein MKLQGSHSEVLEQEILKLRNDLLTYELEREKLSMELEEERGSQKEREQCIIEQQKKIHNLSNLTSVSDSNGHVKQEESGNSNSFQEDAFSTPCLKMVPNAFVAKRSQWSQQEEYSPMPDAFCNFADEDTRMKMNKGFVADLDSLHITPAVKVKLSLPDDENDDLSIENYKQEVQNLRRQLELVLEERDELRRDHTEQVSLNKQLKSEVSELQQEALLIREIPQRLCEPVTTCKDIYKDVFSVIQNFVATDKYGMAKLLSTTNVIGTCLFTALESHFSEAMDSDKSYYQMMKFQGIHQPAPYSFIINELLDFVTHIKENTLKT, from the exons ATGAAACTTCAG GGATCACATTCCGAGGTGCTTGAGCAAGAGATACTAAAACTCAGAAATGACCTACTGACG tacgAATTAGAGCGAGAGAAGCTTTCCATGGAGTTGGAGGAGGAGAGAGGATCACAGAAAGAGCGAGAGCAATGCATCATTGAGCAACAGAAAAAAATccataatctcagtaatcttacaTCCGTCTCAGACTCTAATGGGCATGTTAAACAG GAGGAAAGCGGTAACAGCAACAGTTTCCAAGAAGATGCTTTTAGTACCCCTTGTTTGAAGATGGTTCCCAATGCCTTTGTTGCTAAGAGATCACAATGGTCTCAACAGGAAGAATACAGCCCTATGCCAGATGCCTTTTGCAATTTTGCAGATGAAGATACACGGATGAAAATGAATAAAGGCTTTGTTGCTGATCTTGATTCACTTCACATAACTCCAGCAGTGAAAGTTAAATTATCTTTGCCCGATGATGAAAATGAT GATTTGTCAATAGAGAATTATAAGCAAGAGGTACAGAATCTCAGAAGGCAGTTGGAACTTGTTTTAGAGGAAAGAGATGAACTTAGG AGAGACCATACAGAACAAGTATcactaaataaacagctaaaaAGTGAGGTATCTGAACTCCAGCAAGAGGCACTTTTGATCCGTGAGATCCCTCAAAGATTGTGCGAGCCTGTGACGACTTGTAAAGATATATACAAGGACGTCTTTTCAGTGATACAG AATTTTGTAGCTACGGACAAATATGGAATGGCGAAATTGCTCTCTACAACAAATGTGATCGGTACTTGTCTTTTTACAGCTCTCGAATCTCACTTCTCAGAAGCTATGGATAGCGATAAGTCGTACTATCAGATGATGAAATTTCAGGGAATCCATCAGCCAGCTCCGTACAgcttcataataaatgaattgttggattttgtcacacatattaaggaaaacacattaaagacataa